A region of Streptomyces deccanensis DNA encodes the following proteins:
- a CDS encoding C40 family peptidase, protein MVSRTGLNRTLITRTLIALLAVLFWVPVATTATAHAAPAAPAAGDCRPLAPGASAAAERAIAAACAEVAAGTWYTWGGGHGATPGATYGQVDPSDPASEHDPERRGFDCSGLVRYAYAQATGGTDILNGVASQQFYTHRAAARFTAAQGLAPLLPGDLLAYGKDSTDMQHIAIYLGAGRMVEARQSGTKLMVSDVRLGSTYFGAVRVNTGAPTGNIHQTWGTGVWTKAEPSLAARRVYAFPYSTTIRVYCQKHAEMVRAEGYENDVWSYLPDYRAWVTNIYIKGPAWLAGVPDCKDVPPIT, encoded by the coding sequence ATGGTGAGCCGGACCGGACTCAACCGCACACTGATCACACGCACACTGATCGCACTCCTGGCCGTCCTCTTCTGGGTACCGGTGGCCACGACCGCCACCGCGCACGCGGCACCGGCCGCACCCGCCGCCGGCGACTGCCGCCCCCTCGCCCCCGGCGCGTCCGCGGCCGCCGAGCGGGCGATCGCCGCCGCCTGCGCCGAGGTCGCGGCCGGCACCTGGTACACCTGGGGCGGCGGCCACGGCGCGACCCCCGGGGCCACCTACGGGCAGGTCGACCCCAGCGACCCGGCCAGCGAGCACGACCCCGAGCGACGCGGGTTCGACTGCTCCGGCCTCGTCCGGTACGCGTACGCCCAGGCCACCGGTGGCACGGACATCCTCAACGGCGTCGCCAGCCAGCAGTTCTACACGCACCGCGCCGCCGCCCGCTTCACCGCCGCCCAGGGTCTCGCCCCGCTGCTGCCCGGCGATCTCCTCGCCTACGGCAAGGACTCGACGGACATGCAGCACATCGCCATCTACCTCGGCGCCGGCAGGATGGTCGAGGCCCGGCAGTCCGGCACCAAGCTGATGGTCAGTGACGTCCGCCTGGGCAGCACCTACTTCGGCGCCGTGCGCGTCAACACAGGTGCGCCCACCGGCAACATCCACCAGACCTGGGGCACCGGCGTCTGGACCAAGGCCGAGCCCAGCCTCGCGGCCCGCCGCGTCTACGCCTTCCCGTACTCGACCACCATCCGCGTGTACTGCCAGAAGCACGCGGAGATGGTCAGGGCGGAGGGCTACGAGAACGACGTCTGGTCCTACCTGCCGGACTACCGGGCCTGGGTCACCAACATCTACATCAAGGGACCGGCCTGGCTGGCGGGCGTACCCGACTGCAAGGACGTGCCCCCCATCACCTGA